The Elusimicrobiota bacterium sequence AGCCCTGGGCCGGGGCGCGGGCCTCGTGGATAAAAGGGCTCCGTCCCTGGCCGCGTTCAAAATTTCCGGTCGGCCCGGGGGATTTCTGGCTCTCCTGGCCACGCACCCTCCCCTGGAAGTCCGCATCGAACGCCTGCGTCGGGCGTATTAAAACGATTCCTTTGTGACTTCTTCCGCCGTCGCCGCGCGGCCTCTGCTGGATATTCCCTTCAACGACTGGTTCAAGGTTTTAGGCCTTGAACCCAAGGAGGCCTATCGCGTTCGGCAGGTCCAAACCTGGGTCTTTGAACGGCGCGTGAAAACCTTCGGCGAGATGAGCGATCTGCCCCAGGCGCTCCGTGAAAGATGGGAAGGCGCCTTTCGTTTGAGAACGTTGCGTCTGACCCGCCGGGAAGTCTCCGCCGAGGATGGGACCGCGCGGCTTTTTTTTGAGGCTTCGGACGGGCGATCTTTTTCAGCGGTCTATCTGCCGGCCAAGGGCGGCGAGGGGGACCGGTCGGCCCTTTGCCTATCAACCCAAGTTGGGTGCGCTTGGGGTTGCGTGTTTTGCGCGTCCGGGCGGGTGCCGTTGGAGCGCAACCTCACTCCGTCCGAAATGGTGGAGCAGGTCCTTTGGGCCGAAGAGGCCTTCGGCCATAAGATCAACAGCCTGGTGTTCATGGGGATGGGTGAGCCCCTGGCCAACTACGCCAACCTGATTTCCGCTCTCCAAATCCTCCGCTCGCCTTTGGGATTGAATTTCGGCGCGCGTCACGTGACGGTGTCCACGTCGGGCTTGGTTCCTCAAATCGAGGCGCTGGCCCGGGAGGCGCCCAAGGTGAACCTGGCCATCAGTCTCCACGCGGCGGACGATGAAACGCGAAAGAAGCTCCTGCCGAAGGCGTCCGCCTGGACCATTAAAACATTGCTCAAAGCGGCCTGGGATTATCAGCGCGCCACCGGCCGGGGCCGCGTGACGTTTGAATACATTTTGATCAAGGGCGTGAACGATTCGGTCCGAGAGGCTCAACGGTTGGCCAACCTGCTCCGAAGCAAGAAGGCCTGGGTCAATTTGATCGCCTACAACCCCGTGGCGGGGGTGCCTTACGAGGCGCCGGACGAGGCGTCCGTGCGCGCTTTCGCGAAGGTGTTGGGGGAGCGGGCCCTGTTCGTTCGGGTTCGCAAGCCCCAAGGCACCGATATCGCCGCGGGTTGCGGCCAGTTAGGCGAGGCGCGTTCTCTGTGACAAACTCGAAAAAAGTTTCTTTCCGTTCCTCGCCTCGCGGCGGCATTTTTTACTCTTAAGAGAGGGTATTTCCATGTCTCCTGACTATCCCAATATTCCAGACGATACACCCCCTGGTTCCCTGAAAGACGATCGCTTGGCCGCCCTCGCCCATCGATTAGGGACGAAGGGAGCCCGCTTCCGGCTCAGTTCCTTGGCGTTGTTCGTTTTTCTCTTTATCGTGGCCGCCCTGGCCTCGGTTTTGGCTCTTCATTGGGCTGTTTCCGGTTTTCTTCATTCGCGGAAAAACGTTACCGTGCCGGACCTCACGGGGAAAAATCTGGAGCAGGCCCTGGACCTTCTTTCTCCCCAAGGGCTCGGGCTCACCAAAGAGGCCGTCCAGTTCGATGAAAGTTCGCCGCCGGGAGCCATTCTCCGTCAAGCCCCGCCGCCTGGGCTCCAAGTGCGGGAGGGAAAAATCGTCCGCGTGACCCTTTCTTCGGGCGGGCAGGTCCTTTTCATTCCCGACCTCACGGCGGTGACCATCACCGAAGCCCAAAACCGCCTTCGGGCGGCGGGGCTCGCGTTGGGAGCCGTCACCCAGGTCTATTCCATCGAGAAAGCGGCGGGCATCGTCATCGAGCAGAACCCGGCTTCCAACGGCGTCGCTCACCGCAACGCCATGGTGGACCTCCGGGTCTCCAAAGGTCCGCCGCCCGAGGGAACCGTGTTGATGCCGGACTTCGTTAACCGCCCCTACGCCCAGGCCCGCCAGTGGGCCGAGGACCAACACATTTCCCCCGACGTGAAAGAGGAGCTGACCGCCGCTTTTCTCCCCGGGCTGGTGATTCGACAGACGCCGGCCCCCGATTCGACCGTTGCGGAAAAAACCGCCATCCATTTCGTCGTGGCCCGTTCTTCCAGCGCGCAATCCCAAGACGTCGTCATGGTCCGTTATCAAGTGCCGGAAGGGTCGGATCGGGTCACGGTCCGCGTCGTGCTTCGCGACGACGGAGGGGAACGCGAGGTCTTTTCCTCGGCTCAGGGAGGAGGTTCCGTTGTGGAGGTCCCCGTCTCGCCTCAAGGCGCCGCCCGGGCCCGGATTTTCGTGAACGGAGTTTTGGTGGAGGAAAAACCCCTCCCGTGAATCGTCCCCCTCTCATCGCGCCGTCCATCCTGTCCGCCGATTTCGCGCGCCTGGCCGAGGAGGTCCGTCGGGTGGAAAAGGCCGGCGCGGACTGGCTTCATGTGGACGTCATGGACGGCCATTTCGTGCCCAACCTGACCATCGGGCCGGTGGTGGTCCATTGGTTGAAGAAATGCACCCGTCTTCCGTTGGATGTCCACCTCATGATCGAACATCCCGAAAAATACATTCCCGATTTCGCCAAGGCCGGGGCCTGGAACATCACGGTCCATTGGGAAGCCTGCCGCCGACCGGCGGATGTGTTACGGTTGATCAAAAAACAGGGGTGTCGGGCGGGGATGTCAGTGCGGCCCCGCACGCCCATCGAAAAGGTGGCGCCCTATTTAAAAGAGTTGGATGTGGTTTTGGTCATGACGGTGGAGCCCGGATTCGGCGGCCAATCGTTCATGCCGGACATGCTTTCCAAGATCCGTTGGCTCCGGGAACGGAACACCAAGCTCAAAAGCTCCCACCAACCATGGATCGAAGTGGACGGCGGCATTAACAACGAAACAGCCCCCCTCGCCGTCCACGCCGGGGCCGAGGTTCTGGTAGCCGGAAACGCCATTTTCGCCGCCAAAGACCCCGCCGCCGCCCTCCAAACCCTCCGCCACCGCGCTCAAACCCCTATCCTGTAATCCCCATTTTGGGTGATCGGGGCCTTGTGGTAAAATAGTTTAATAGTATAGGGCGTCCCTTAATGCTCTTAATGCCTCTAATGCCCTTGAGTGAACGTGGGATTATTTCTTTTTGAAGAGACGCTCGAGGGCTTGGCCGGCGGCCTCTCCGAGGGGGTCTTTGGCGGGGGCGTCGTTCGAGGAGGGGGCCTTCTTCGGGTCGGGGGAACGGTCGGGTTTTCCTTTCCAGCCGCCGATGGCTTTTTTCAGGATGTCTTGGGCGGCCCGGCGGACCGTGTCCCGGTAATCCACTTTGACTTTGGGGTCGCCCAAGGGGCCCTTGAGCGAGGCTTCGATGGTGGGGCGGCCGTCCT is a genomic window containing:
- the rlmN gene encoding 23S rRNA (adenine(2503)-C(2))-methyltransferase RlmN, giving the protein MTSSAVAARPLLDIPFNDWFKVLGLEPKEAYRVRQVQTWVFERRVKTFGEMSDLPQALRERWEGAFRLRTLRLTRREVSAEDGTARLFFEASDGRSFSAVYLPAKGGEGDRSALCLSTQVGCAWGCVFCASGRVPLERNLTPSEMVEQVLWAEEAFGHKINSLVFMGMGEPLANYANLISALQILRSPLGLNFGARHVTVSTSGLVPQIEALAREAPKVNLAISLHAADDETRKKLLPKASAWTIKTLLKAAWDYQRATGRGRVTFEYILIKGVNDSVREAQRLANLLRSKKAWVNLIAYNPVAGVPYEAPDEASVRAFAKVLGERALFVRVRKPQGTDIAAGCGQLGEARSL
- a CDS encoding ribulose-phosphate 3-epimerase translates to MAPSILSADFARLAEEVRRVEKAGADWLHVDVMDGHFVPNLTIGPVVVHWLKKCTRLPLDVHLMIEHPEKYIPDFAKAGAWNITVHWEACRRPADVLRLIKKQGCRAGMSVRPRTPIEKVAPYLKELDVVLVMTVEPGFGGQSFMPDMLSKIRWLRERNTKLKSSHQPWIEVDGGINNETAPLAVHAGAEVLVAGNAIFAAKDPAAALQTLRHRAQTPIL
- a CDS encoding PASTA domain-containing protein — protein: MSPDYPNIPDDTPPGSLKDDRLAALAHRLGTKGARFRLSSLALFVFLFIVAALASVLALHWAVSGFLHSRKNVTVPDLTGKNLEQALDLLSPQGLGLTKEAVQFDESSPPGAILRQAPPPGLQVREGKIVRVTLSSGGQVLFIPDLTAVTITEAQNRLRAAGLALGAVTQVYSIEKAAGIVIEQNPASNGVAHRNAMVDLRVSKGPPPEGTVLMPDFVNRPYAQARQWAEDQHISPDVKEELTAAFLPGLVIRQTPAPDSTVAEKTAIHFVVARSSSAQSQDVVMVRYQVPEGSDRVTVRVVLRDDGGEREVFSSAQGGGSVVEVPVSPQGAARARIFVNGVLVEEKPLP